A window of Mus musculus strain C57BL/6J chromosome 3, GRCm38.p6 C57BL/6J genomic DNA:
GTGAGTAATGATTTTGGAGTGACACAATTCAACCCATACATTGTCCCACTAATATTTGTTCCTGTTGGGTACAATAATCGGAATCTGTAAGGGAAAGTCGTAATAAGAAGGGCGTCACATAGGTAAAAATATTGAGGTAAGAAGTGACCCTAATGTTTAATAACCTGTCAAGATTTTGAATTTACTCCCCCTATCTTTGCTCTTACCTTtgaccaaaatgaaacaaaactaacaataataacaacaaaaacttctATTACTTAAAAGACTTTCACACAAACAACACCCTTGTTCTCTATACATAGATCCCTGATCCCAGTTCATATGTTAAGCCATCATGGTTGATTCTGGAAACAAGACAAGTAAGGCTAAAGGTGACTGATCCAAGTGAATAATGAGAGAGTACGTTTGGCTTTGAATGAGTGAActgaatatattatatttacaaaaacaaaaatgtatattaatactatataatatatatctcaAGTAGAAGTAATAGAAAACTCAGCAGCAGCTAATAGATAGCGACGTTTCATGAAATCAGATACAACATCCAGCAGAAATAACTGGGCAATGAGCCCTGCTGAAAACTGAGAGTTTCCCGAAGAGTTGAGCTTCATCCATGGATGAGTTTTAgtttctcatcccctgtgcataTTCGTAATTCTATCGTAAGATAGAGAGTAGCCACTGTTGGGAAGACTATGCCTTCCAACCATTCTCAAGGGCACGATGTCATTAATACCCCCTCCACTGTTTGTTCTTCTCTCGATTGAAATAATCATGCTGCCTCTGGCTTAAGGGGCTGCCTCCTCACTCCCAGTGTGTATTCAACAAGCTCAAATAGCACAGGAAAATTTTACTATAAAACTTATGTTACAGAGATCAGAAGCAAAATCTATGGGACGGTGGGGGTTCTGTGGTTCTCGACCAGCAGGCTCTGCCTGTCCCCAGTCTTAGAACCAGAAGTAAGGAATCACTAACATAAGTGCCAAGGATGACTAGAGTAAAGACCAGCGTGGCCTTTCGAAGCCCAGTGTCTGTTCTCCAACACTTGCCTCTCCTCGATGCTTTCCACTCCATTCCTGACAgatttctggaaatagacaatggAAAAATTCTTGGATATCCCAGCAAAATCTATAGTACTCAGTAGATGCTTTGGACCACGTACCATGTCAAGCACTGAAGATGCCATAGAACTAGATTCAAACAAAGGCTGTTTGTTATCCCCGCCATCCCAACAAGTGCCCAATCTTGCACAATGATGACTGGCTGCCAAAGCACACACAATGAGTACTAGCTGACAGAGCATACACAGGGACAACTGTCAGAGCACACAGGATGATGACCAATTATCCCAGAAGGCAAGTAAAGAGGACATACAGTGAACATGCGACGATGACTAAGTGATGTAGAAGGCAGGTCAGAGTGGGCAGGGGTCTGACAAATATGAAGAACTTATTAGccaaaaaagctcagaatacccatgatacaacttacagatcagagaaaaaccaaaaagaaggaagaccaaagtatgaattCTCCAGTtctacttagaaggaggaacaaaatacctcacgggaggtagagggaggaagggggtctgagaaggagagaggagggggagggaaaagggggggcaggatcaggtatgggaagaaacAGGGGGAGAAATACAGAGGGTCGGGAAATTGAAAGAAGGTGTGCAGCAGTGGAACGTGGGAAACTGGGGTAgcctctagaaagttccagatgccagggaagcaagaggttcccacgACCCAACAGGAATGACATGAGCTGAAACACCCAACAAAGTGGAAATAGAActtatagagaccatatccaggggttaggcacagcccctggttgagggatggaaccacccacccatctctaaAATATTAACCCGaaactgttcctgtctaatggaaatgaagagacaaagagtggaacagagacttaaagaaagaccatccagagaccaccctacctagggatccatcccatctgcagacactaaaCCCATTATTGCCGATGGCGAGAAGcccttgctgacagaagcctggtttacctgtcctctgagaggctctgcctatACAGATGCAGATGAGGaatgctagcagccaaccatcagactgagcttggTACCCCactggaagagtcaggggaaagactgaaagagctgaaagggtttgcaaatcccataggaagaactacaATATAAATCAACCAGACTGTCCCCCactctcccagagctcccagggactaaaccatcaaccaaagaaattgagggttttttttgtttgttttgtttttttaggaaaAGCTTCATACTGTccttttttagttgttttataAAGACTAAGCTATCTGAACTAGATTAAAATGAGGCCCTTGCCAGAGAGGACTCCTCCCTGTCATgtaacccaccccacccccagaaagaaaaaacaaacaaacaaatactggTTTTGAACTTTTGCTGcactcatcctctttttccttataTGATAGATCCAGTTCTGGCCTGCCACCAGAGTCAGGAGAGAGACTGGGATGCTGCACAGGGTGTTCATTGCTTGCACACTGGTCAGATGCTGAGACAGAAATACCCGTGAAAGAGTGGATAGCTAAAGAGCCTAGAAGCAAAAGAAGGaaaccaattttaaaaaggaaacaaaaaaatgacattaaaaatTGCATGATAAGACTTCATAACTATATtcccataaaatatttttttacatcCCTAAATGACAGAGACCACCCACCCAGTAGTATGTAAACAGTTCCGTCCCAGTGTAAGTCATTAAATAATATAGATATGATGTCACCGGGCTAAAGAAAACCAAAGCTTCAAACTGCAGGTTGTAAACCTGACCTTAAAGCAGGCTTAATAAACGATGGTTTATGAACTCATAGGAAAGGCTCTCGGGAGGCGGCAGTGCTTGATCTAACACAGAGCGAGACCAGACTGGCTCATGTTCTCGGTGGGTCGAGTGATAGGCTGGGAATTGAGTGGCATCCTGGCTTAGTAGCTCACTTCAGCTTCAGCAATGCATTTGAAAGTTATTCAGTAACAATTTTGTGGGCAAGATTAAGAAATAGCTGGCTTAAATAGATCCTGTTCTTGTGGGAAAGAAGGTCTGCAATATTTTGGCACAGGTTCTGTCTAGTCTTGGACCCTGGCCAGGATGACATTCTATCAATACattaatgatttttgtttttagttgtcAGTTTCcagaccaaaaataaataaataaataaaaataaatgagggtTTACCAAAATACTGAACTGGGATAGTGACATGAATACTGAACCTAAATAAGATACatgttaataggaaaaaaaataaaatccatacaTACGAGTTAAAACAACAGAACTTGTGGTttgtatgggaaaaaaaaagcaaaatgggCCTGTGGTTTGGCTGTCAGCAGGCTCCATATGAGTCACGCATCTTTGAACCCTGGGAAGTGAGCAATCTTTTTTACTGCACTGCTGAGCATGTAGAACGAGGCCAATATAAGCGATGCTCCTCCATTCTAATGTGCTGTGGTCAGTCTGAGTGTGCCTGAATACTGAGTTTGAATTTGACCAAGTGGAAAAACCAAGCTCAGAGAGATGCTGTAAAGTCACATGGTACCATACAGGTAGCTGGATCTGTTAGGCCCACCACGCTTCAAATAGAAAGCCCTGGACCTGGACCTGGACTGTTGACAAAGTGCTAgcatcccagcatgcaggaagttCAGGAGGGGGATCAAGGCTGGGTTTGAAGACAGCTTGCATGGCAAGGCAAGACTTTATCCCAAAGAACTAAAATTTCTACTTAAAATTTGTCCAAAGTTCTGCATTCATGCTTGTCTAGGGTCCCCATTCCACACATCCCTTACAGTTTGATCTTTCCAGGTTTCTACCCCATGATGGCTCTCTCTGGTAAAAGATGTTATTCACTCATTTAGCAAACATTTTACTATTAATCACCTAAACCCTGACAAATTTTCTAAGCACTTTGAGCACCCGTGAACAAGAGAACCATTATGTAGAACCATGATGTTCTAGAGAAAGAGACAACAGTAGATACTATAAGTGAGCCAATTTTATGGCATATTAAAAGTTGACATGTGTGATggggaaaggggagaaaaaaaaacagaataaaagggaCTTCCGGGTACTCGGAGAAAGAGGGATTGTAAACTGAAGTGTTATGATCAATGCAAATCTCAAGAAAGGAAGCATTAAATAAAGCCGTAAAGGAGACATGAGTTAATAACCCCTCCCCATATGATAACAAACACCTGAGATGATCAACTTACCCAGGAAAGTAAGCTAATTTTAAATAAGACAGGGTTAGATCTTCCAGGCTACAGGTGATTATTCCCATTGCTTCTGGACCTGTGTTGAGGCAGCACACCACATGGGAAGATGGGGAAGAGCCGAACTTCTTCCAAGAGTCCACATATGAGAAGCAGAAAAGGTTGCAGTGCCATTACCCACTTTGAAGCCATGTTCCTAATGGCCTCCTATCAGGTCCCATATTTTCAAGGTGCTCCCATCACCCAAAAGCAGCAACCAGAGGACCAAGCCTTTACCACACACTGGACTTCAGAAGATGCCTCAGAGGCAGGCTAGAGCACAGCTGAAAGAGCTTCCCTCATGAGTAATCAGAGAAAAACACTACAAGCTACAGCCCGTGTGTTGTGTgccaggaagggaagaagagtggATGGTAGGAAATGAGTTCAGAAAGATAATTGGGCACAGAAGGGCTTCAGCTTCTACTTTAATTACGATAGGAATCACCTGGAGTCTTGAATGGAGGAGGGACATGAGCTGACTTGCACTGTGGAAAGATGGCTGTAGCTTCTATGGGAAAGTTAGGTTCCAGAAGAGTTCGGTGGAGGTCAGCCCATGTGCAAGACAGGGTCATGGCAGCAGGCCACATGATCAATGACAGCAGCTCACCACAAGGAAACCAGAGTGGGGAAGGTGGGAAGTTGGAGAAAACAAGACTTCCTGGACATCTGGATGGGAGCTAGAACAAAGGAGCATTGAGGGTAATTAAGGTTCCCAGCCTGAGCCGGTGAGGGCTGAAGCCACCGCCATTAGTTGAAGTGTGAGTACAGAGGCCTCAGCTtcagagagaaagatggagagttGAGGTTGGTGCAGATCAAACTAGAGGTCTCTATTAGCCCTTCAAATGGAAAGGCCAAGTAGAGAAATGAGATGGAGCTCTAGGTATACATTCAGGAGTCTCTGGAATGAAGGTGGCATTTCAAACCATGCAAGTGAATTAAAGCATCAAGGCAATGAACGCAGACAGACGTGAAGAGAGCAAGGCTGTACTATGTGACACTCTGATGCTTAAAAGAGAgtcaacaaaagagaaaagggatcCTGACATGTCAGAAAACCACTTACGCAATGCCACAGAAGCTACTTAGAGAAGGTGCAAGGATGGAAGAGTGATCAAATGTCACTCTTCTGAGAGAACAAGAACCCTAAGCTGGGAGGGCTGACCACAACCCTTAGTGCCAGAGAAGTCGTCTGTTACCTCACCAACAGTGGTCTCTGGATATGGTCAGAGGCAAGGTCAAACTGGAGTAGAAATAACTAGAAGTAATGAGATCCAAGGAAGGCTTTTAAGATGAGGGCAATTACAGTTTCCAGGTCATGCTTGTTTATCGGATCAAGAGAACATGAATTTCAAAGAGTAATGTCCTTTGGTGAATGGGAACTCGTGTAGTCTACTGAGCAAGTGGGGAGACTGGAGAAGCAAGCGGGAATCAGGGAGAAGGGATACTGAGATGTGCCAGTGATTAGGTGGTGTAGTAGAGagagcttgtttgttttcttcttgggtGTAACAACCAACGTATTCATTTACCAACCCATGATACAAATTCTCCCAATGTTAATgcaacaaaagagaaaagggatcCTGACATGTCAGAAAACCACTTACGCAATGCCACAGAAGCTACTTAGAGAAGGTGCAAGGATGGAAGAGCTTCCCAGGAAAATGTTTCCTTTGCCTCCATGCCATGCCAAGTCCTTGGCTTAGCATCCTTACCAGCTGTAGACAAGAAATGAAATGCCCAAGACATATGGAGACTTTGGAAAAGAGACAATACATAGGAACACCGCTAgttatattttagtatttttgcattggtattttgtgaaattttaaaGTAGAGGTAGCACAGAAAAACCAATGGAAAGGTAAGAGCTAAATTGCTAAAATCTTAACTCTTCAATGTGAACAAGTTAAGTTAGCCTCTCTAACCCCATCTGTAATATAGATATACATTTCTGGCctctgaaaggaagaaaatttgaGCTTGTTCCCTGACTCTTAGAGGCCTAAAGATGCTAAGGCCTGGATAATATAAGGATGCATGCACATGGGGGGAAATGATGAGTCAAAGAGTAGGGCTTCACCTCTGTAGAGGAGTAGCCAAGAATACAGGCTGAGGGAGCACTGCTCTGTTCTGAGCCCATTTCTGGTCTTGGCTGTTTGTCTTTTCAGCAGCCCCTTCTCCCGTCCATGTCCCTGCTGTTTCCTTCTCAAGAAGGCATAGCCCCTTTACTTCTCTGTTCCTCATGCCCTTGCCTCTACTTTCCCATGTTGCATTCTAAGCCTCCTCAGCCCATCACACCCTCACCACTCAGAGGATGATTTGCATAATGTTCTTGCTACACTGCCAGTGAAGAGAGAGATGGTGCCAATCCCAAGATTGGAGACCCTGCATTCCTCATTGGGACATACTGTGGTGCTATGTAGTCTGTCTTAATTGAGTCTTGTGAGTAACTCAGGGTGCTCGAAAGGGTGTTTGTAATGTAAATTTTATGGAAGAGTAAATCTTGAAAATTACCTAAAGCTAGCTCGTATGAATGAGTAGTCCTCACCATCAATTAGAAATGAAACTATTAATAAAACTTCATGGCTTAATCTCTGCTCAATCCCATCAACATGGCACTCAGTTATCAATCTGCATCCATGCACACAGAAGAGGCAAGAGAGCTGATCATGAGTGTGAGGTAATTAAAAAGGCTGCAAGGCTTCTGAGAAGCATCTCTCCTTGCCTAACATTACGCTATTAATGATGAATATTTTTTATGTGGAAGCTTTATGCCTTCAAGGGCTGCAACCCAACCAGTTCTctttagaggagagagagagagacatacacagaaatacagcCCCATAATTAGACAGCAAGCCCTTAGTGAGTTTCCATGCAATGATGTGACCATTAACATTCACGGATGGCAGGAAGATGTTGGGAACAAGAAGGAAAATGTGGGATGCTGCTGGGTTGTAAGATCTAAAGCCCACCAAGATTGGTGTGAGGGGGCAGTCAAACAAGGTAAGGTAGAATCTTGTGAACAGGTGTGGGGTTCCATGCCTGCAgaccagcactagggaggttgaggcaggaggattgctaagaTTTTAAGGGTAGCATGACTACAGGATAAGACCTCATCTCATTAAGGTtgaagtgggaggaggaagaggataatGAGGgtgaaaggggaagaagaggaaaattagAAGAACGTTTTATCtaagacttaaaaacaaacacgAAAGCTTTGTCACTGAATTCCACAGTTGCAATTTACTgcgtaattagaaaaaaatattctaccacttacaaaaaaaaaaaaaagcctttgtaAAGGTAAGGAATGGAGAGAAAATCACCTTCTCTGGGTATAAATATGGAGATTTATTTTTCGAGCAATCAGATTTACCTAAGTTCATAAATTCTTAAAAAACCATGATGTTCTAAACTGGATGAGTCATTTTGgtggagaaatgaaagaaaatcaggGCTGCCCTCTGAAGAGGGGTGGGATAGTCTTCACGGAGACCAGTGGTATTTTACATCAGCATGCTtaatgctctctctttctctttctctctctccccaggaaATCTCATGTATTCCTGTGACTTCTCCCAGTGCTGTGTGAGCAATTCCTGCAGCCGGTGGAGTCCAGTGGAAGCACGCTTTTCTGCCATTACTCCAAGGTTCTACTATACTGAAGTGAggccagagaaagaaaggggacagcTCCTGGCTTCTTCATAGGGAAGATTTCATATCGCCAATCTGTTTTATACAAGAAGCAGCCTTTGGCAAAACTACTACTTAACAAGGTCATTCAACATGGACTTTGGAGGACAGGAACAAACATTCCTTCACTTAAAGTTGTGAATATCTGCTGTTGAGGCATCCCAAAGATATGGAAAGTGAGGAAGAAAAACTAATTGGAAAAGATCAGTTGAAAACATCTGGGGGACTTCAAGGCAGCTCCGTGGGTAAAGCACAGCACCAACAGGAGGGCCTGACATCACATCCTTACCATTCTCACAAAAAGGCAGCAGAGGCAGTGCCTCTCTGTAAGCCCAGGGCTAGGGAATGCGGACAGGAGGACTATAGGGTGTGCAGACTAGCTGCTCTAACCAAAACTACCcactcaggttcagtgagagacctggtgTTCTCAGGTGGAGAATGATAAAAGACATCCCAATGTCGACTGCTGGCTTCCACAGGTACCCACATTGATGTGTGTACCCATACACAAAAGTGCATACACAGATagccacacacacagtcacacacatgcacacgcatgcagaTGGACATGCACACTAAAGTATAACTAATACGGAATGAAGGAAGCTCACTTCAAATTAGTAGCAAGAACGAAAGCACGGCCATGTTTAAAACTATGAACTTTCAGATACAagaggttttggttgtttttactTTCATGCTGAGAAAAAATTTGGAACTCACATTCTGTTGATGAGTTTTAAAACCCCTGACTTTATAACTGTGAAATATGAACTCTGTTtcgtgatatatatatatatatatatatatacatacatatatatatatatatacatatatacatatgtatacgtgtgtgtgtgtgtgtgtgtgtgtgtgtgtgtgtgtattgcaccATCCCACGCTAACACTGCCTACTCTCTGGTCTCAGCACCTCCATGGTTAGCCCCAAGCAGAGACTGCCCATCCCATGGTTCTCTTGCTGTGGATTTTGCTCACGTTCTCAGCCCTTTTCCCCCTGTAATTAGCATTCTCAAATCCCTGTAGcaggtaaaatcaaaactctagaggcttgcaatttatcagtcagatttatatcagtaaattctcacTCCACAAAACGCCCACACAATGAACTCAGAGCCAATTGACATTGATATAAGCTGCCCAGCTAGATAAGACAAATTGTCCTGCAATTCTTCATTCCTTATAAGATATTCATTGCTACCTGTGGCTATGTAAAGCCACACAGAATCTGGatcgtcttcctcttcctccatcttccttccttctctcctgtctctcctatctctctcctctctaagACTCCCAGCCCACCTTCTTTATCCACTGCCTATTGATTGGTTCCTTGAAATCTTTATGCATTCGGGGAAGATTCTGCCATATCTTCCAAACCAAAGGCTTATCTTTCTTGGAGTACCATCAACGGTATTCATGCGCAGTAAACCCAGAAGTAGACAGTCATCAGTTTTCTCACCCTCACAGTCACCTCTCAAAGCGCCAAGCCTCTGTACCAGCCAGCCAAGTCAGCATTCTCCACTAAAATGCCTGTGCTTCCCCTCAGCCCTCCACCAAAATTCCCACATCCTtatcttcattcttctctctccaTTCTAGTCGCCCTTTGTGGATAATGGCCACACTGCACTTTACCTAGAGAATGCCCAAATTCATACCACAATTCCCATTCTCCAGATCCCCAGGGTCAGTCACACTATCCCTCACTCAATAGACCAACTGTTCCCACATTTAACAACCCTAGAGAAGTAGGTCATATCCATTCCAAAATATATTCTGATGCAGCATCATCTCCTAAGATAGCCCCTCTCAAACTCTTGATCTTATCTTTCAATGAgcttcatatgtgtgtgtctgtgcatttcTCACATATGCTTGCATGGTTTTGTTTACATAGACTCGATGATAAGTCTCCTGCCCCTCTTATTAAGACTATTATCACAGCCAGACTGGGATCTCTGGATCCCTCAGTTAGCCACATCTAAGTAGCTATCCCCTCTGCTCCTAGATGTTCTTTCTCACCCTCACCAAACTTCCAATTCATCAAATTAAAACCCAGTATTTTCTGACTGGTGTACCCTGACTCAAATCTTTCCTTCCAGGTTCTCTTGCACTACAATTGAACCTTAACCTTATCTTTTGAAATAACAATCGTGTAAACTATGCTGCAGTGATAAACCATCCAAATATCAAAAGAAGTGCAGTTTTTGTTATAACACCTATGCTTTCTGAGTAGGCTGGCTCTGTCCTCCATGGTGTCTTTAGATGAAGTGGAGGCAGCTCTGGCTGGAGCCTCATGATCTGCTCACGGAAAGGATGTCAACACCACACAATGGCTTCCTAATCTTGGGAAGATCTAATCTGCtcctatactttcttcatcaaagaaaacaaactgccAGCCAAGGGATAACTCTACCATGTAGAAAACCCCAGTAAAAGTGAAATAGCAGAAAGTATTTAGAACAGATAATACAATCTCCCAACCATCACTAAAATTATGGTACAATATCAAGACTATTTcctgtttttattactttttttcctccaaaacaCCTCAGCCCCAGCAGGACTAGCATTTTGGAGGAGCTGTGTATGTTCCAGAATGCTAAGCAGAAGTTCTGTCTCCCTCTATCTCTACCCA
This region includes:
- the Gm4861 gene encoding uncharacterized protein LOC229862 isoform X1; protein product: MNTLCSIPVSLLTLVAGQNWIYHIRKKRMSAAKVQNQNLSGMEWKASRRGKCWRTDTGLRKATLVFTLVILGTYVSDSLLLVLRLGTGRACWSRTTEPPPSHRFCF